A single genomic interval of Coregonus clupeaformis isolate EN_2021a chromosome 36, ASM2061545v1, whole genome shotgun sequence harbors:
- the il17a/f3 gene encoding interleukin 17a/f3: MRSISTQDTRASQRKWVFRGLLVLVLVTSLDGLKKAKKTKPKPAQGSGPVKVIGRSVITVGLVLDPNMKSFFPVLPIANRSLSPWTYIDTYDENRVPQRISQAQCRMSGCLTPEGGEDMGWESKPIVHQTLVLRRVQGKQGSSKKRTRKGKGKKGYFFRLESEIIKVGCTCVIPSILPQK, translated from the exons TCAGCGGAAATGG GTCTTCAGAGGTTTGCTGGTGCTGGTTCTGGTCACGTCACTGGATGGACTGAAGAAAGCCAAGAAGACCAAACCGAAGCCAGCCCAAGGCTCCGGACCAGTCAAGGTCATCGGACGGAGCGTAATAACTGTAGGGTTGGTTTTGGATCCTAACATGAAGAGCTTCTTCCCTGTCCTTCCTATAGCCAACAGGTCTCTCTCTCCGTGGACATACAT AGACACGTACGATGAGAACCGGGTCCCTCAGCGTATCTCTCAGGCTCAGTGCCGGATGTCTGGCTGTCTGACCCCAGAAGGAGGTGAGGACATGGGGTGGGAGTCCAAACCGATCGTCCATCAGACCCTGGTGCTCCGCAG GGTCCAGGGAAAGCAGGGTAGCAGCAAGAAGAGGACGAGGAAGGGGAAGGGGAAGAAGGGATATTTCTTCAGACTGGAGAGTGAGATTATAAAAGTGGGCTGTACCTGTGTGATACCCAGCATTCTTCCTCAGAAGTAG